The nucleotide sequence TAAGATGGGACAGGGAATACCTGATGACGTTCGTGGCAATTCTCGGTACCACGATTTCACCGTATCTCTTTTTCTGGCAGGCCTCGCAGGTGGCGGAGCAGGAAGAGCACATGCGGGCGCGATTTCCGATGCGGAGAAGGCGCGGAGAGATGCGCCGCACAGGACGCGAGCTGAGAGACGCAGCTGTCGATACGGAGTCGGGGATGGTCGTGTCGCAGGTCATAATGTTCTTCATAATCCTCACGGCGGGTGCAACGCTTCACAAAGCCGGCATTACCGACGTGCAGAGCGCCGATCAGGCGGCAATTGCGCTGCGTCCTCTTGCGGGGCCACTTGCGTACTGGGTCTTCGCGCTCGGGATCGTCGGAACGGGAATGCTGGGTGTTCCGGTGCTGGCGGGCTCGGCGGCGTACGCCATCGCAGAAGCGGGTGCATTCAAGGGCGGCATGGATGAGAAGCCCGACGGTGCGCGCGTGTTCTACGGCGTGATGGCGATTGCGATGGGAATGGGCACCGTGCTCGCGTTGACCAAGTTCAACGCGATGAAGATGCTGGTCTGGTCCGCCGTGATGAACGGAGTGCTGGCACCGCCGTTGATCGTGATCATTCTCATGGTGTGCAACAATGAGAAGATCATGGGGCGTTACAAGAATGGTAGATTGCTCAACGTTCTGGGATGGGCAACAGCCGTACTGATGGGAGTTGCCGCTCTCGCGATGATCGTGTCGTTCTTCGTCTAGCAAGGAGTGCGGACACAAGAAGTCCGGCGCTTACCGAGCGCCGGACTTTTTTTTCATGCAATCGTCGTCCTCATACTCGCGGACGACAACAAGCGTCAGACTGCGGTGCGGTTTCCTGTAATCAGACGAACGATCCAGACCAGTATCACCGCGCCGATTATCGCGACGATTATCGACCAGATGATACCGCCACCCATTCCAACGCCGAGCGCCGTCATTATCCAACCGCCGATTACACCGCCGATTATACCGAGAACAATGTCCATGATCGGGCCATAACCGGAGCCCTTCATGATTCGCCCGGTTGCCCAGCCGGCGATGAGCCCCACGATGATCCACCAAATCCACGACATGTTACAAGTCTCCGTTCGTAGCTGTGGCCGGGCCCGTACTCAAGACACGACAGGTCCCGTTGACCATGGGTGGAGCAAGACGCGCGCCGTTGCGAGGCACATTCGGATTTGCTACGGCAAACGTTTCCCGATCTTTACCCCGGTGTGCAAGCCACTGAGAATCGCGACTTTTCCGTGAGCACCAGCCGCCGTCGCAGTACCATCAGGTCCCGACATTACGACGTTGAGCGATAGCGAGTCGAGGCGCGACCAGGTGACGCCGGAATCGAGCGAGAACGATGTTCCTTCGGTCCCGACGGCGATCAACTGTTTGCCGGTTTTCCGTGCGTCGAGATACGCCACTCCGGACAGAAAGCCGGTCGACGGTTGAGGTGCAGCGGCGATCCACGTCGAACCGCCGTCGTCGCTGCGTGCGACGGTGACGGCAGAAGCATCCGGCTTGGCGTAATTGCCGCCGACCGCAACGAGATGACGCGTGTCACGACAGGCGAGTGAGAAGATTCCGGCTGCTGCGACACCCGCCTTGATTGGCGTTTCCACGACCGACCAGTTCCGGCCTCCGTCAGAAGAGTGGAAGACGCGTGACGACGCTGCGCCGCCCGTGCCCAGCCATGCGTCCTTGGGTCCGCATGTGACCAGCGAGGTCCCGCTTGCGGCGAACGCCCCTTCTCCGGGGAGCGCTGGCGGGAGTCCGGCGTCCGGAATACGAGACCAGTGCCGGCCGCCGTCCTTCGTTTCGAGAATCACGAAGCGGCCGTTCATCGGATCGCCGACCGCCAGCCCATGGCGCGAATCGAAGAAGGCCATGCCGTCGAGAAAGGCGCCCTTGCTCTCGTCATGGTACTGGAGCGTCCAGGTCCTGCCGCGATCGGTCGTCCGGTAGATGAGCGCAGTGTCCTGGGCCGACACCATCAGCAGCGCAGTATCGAGCGAAAATGCGTGGACAGCGCGAAAATCGAACGACCGTGCCGCCGCGACGTTGCCTGGATGCCAGCTTCGCCCGGCATCGTTGCTCCACGCGAACGTCGCTCTGGTTCCGCTGATCCAGACGACGTTGCTGTCGACGACACTCATGCCTCGAAACGAGGCGTCGGTCCCGGGATTCCGGGTGCTCCACTGAGCCTGAGCGCCCGAAGCAAGGGTAACCCAGAACGTTATCGCGAGCGCGATCGAGCGGGTGATCGCAGCACGCCGGTGCGACCAGACGATGGTAAGCGATGGCCATGGAATCATACGGAATAATCTACGACCGGCCGCCACCGAGTCGTTTCGCTTTCGGTATCCATTCGGTATACTTCCGCTCATGCCAGGGCTCAGGACTGGAGGACGGCAGCTCCCGCTGTTTCCACCGGATGTCGAACGATCGTTCGAGTTATTGCCAGCGTTGGGGGAGCAGGGCGACATACGGTATTTCGCCACGCGTGCGCGGTCCGTTCTCAACGCTCCGGAAGCGACCGGGATGAACTTCTGGTCGGTGAATCCGTACGTCGGCTGCGCGTTCGGCTGCACCTACTGCTACGCCAGGTACGCGCACCGTTACGTGATGGAGCGCGCGGCGGACCACGATCGTCTGGAAGACGGGCTCTCCGACGACTTCGAGAGCATGGCTCCCTGGCTGGCGTTCGAGCGAAGAATCTTCGTCAAGCGGGACGCGCCTGAGATTCTTGCACGCGCGCTCCGCACAGGTGGCGAGCGCTATCTCGGTCTCATAAACGGCGACACGATACTCATCGGCTCGGCGACCGACCCGTATCAGCCGGCGGAGCGGCGCTTTCGCGTGACACGCCGGATTCTCGAAGTGCTGGCGGAGCACCCCGGCCTCAACATCGTGATCATCAGCAAGAGTCCATTGATCACACGCGACGTGGATCTGCTCAGGCGTATTGCGCGGCACTCACGCATTCACGTTCAGATCTCGCTCATCACGGTCGATCGCGAGCTCGCACGACGGATCGAGCCGCGTTCGCCGACGCCGGATTCACGACTACGTGCGATTGCACGTCTGCGCGACGCGGGGATCGAGACGGGGGTGAACTGCATGCCGGTTCTTCCCGGCATCACCGACGATCCGGCCGCGCTGGACGAGCTCGTGCGTCGCGTCGCCGAGGCCGGAGCGGTCCGGATCGGTGCGTGCGCCCTGAGACTCGACCGAAGCGCGCGGCTGCGCTATCTGCCGTTCATCGAGCAGGAGTTTCCGGAGCTGGCCGCGCGTTATCGCGCGAGCTACTCCCACGGCCGGAATGTGGGAGACAAGTATCGTGAGGGATTGGCCGAGCATTTCGCCGTGCTGCGCGCGAAATACGGCATCGGCGACGGCACCCGATACTGAGAATCCCGAGCATCAGGCGCGCTCGAGTCCCACGAGCGTCGACACATTCTCCCTCGGGATGTAGCAATGCAGTCCGCAGGGAACGAGACCGGCGTCACGAATGATACGCCGATACGACGCGCGGGATTCGGCATGCCAGCCTTCCGTGTCGCCTTCGACTTCGTCCTCCGACGCGAATATCTCCAGGTATGCGAGTCCCGCGGTACGGTCGGCGATGTTGCGAATTGCGCGTATCATTACATCACGCGGCAGATAGTTGATGACGCTGCAACACACAACCATGTCGAAGCTGCGATCGGGGACGAGCCGCGGCAGATCATCCACGGTTCCCTGCACTATGTTGCGGCGCTTTCCGAAACGACGCACAGCATATTCGCTCGGATCGACGCCCTGATATCGTAGCGACGGACGAAGTGTTCTGAGTACCGGTTGCCAGCGTCCCTCACCAGCGCCGACATCCAGCACGGATCGGACCGGATGCGCGAGCACGTACTCCGTGGCGGCGACGGCGAAATTGATCAGTCGCCTGAGATCGGCGGTCGTTCCCACACGATGACTGGGGTGGCGGTACCACTTGTCGAAGTAGCCGCTGTCAAAACGCTTCTGTTTGGTCACGATGTTGGTTCAGTCGAACGTGAGTCGGACGGACGTCGCAGGGGATCAGTCGTCGGCATTGCTGCGACGCACGCGTTTCTTCTCGGACAGCTTGCGTTTGTCGTCGAGCCGCGCCTGCTTCGCCGCGCGGCTGGGCCGCGTCTTCCGGCGCGCCCTG is from Gemmatimonadota bacterium and encodes:
- a CDS encoding YCF48-related protein; protein product: MIPWPSLTIVWSHRRAAITRSIALAITFWVTLASGAQAQWSTRNPGTDASFRGMSVVDSNVVWISGTRATFAWSNDAGRSWHPGNVAAARSFDFRAVHAFSLDTALLMVSAQDTALIYRTTDRGRTWTLQYHDESKGAFLDGMAFFDSRHGLAVGDPMNGRFVILETKDGGRHWSRIPDAGLPPALPGEGAFAASGTSLVTCGPKDAWLGTGGAASSRVFHSSDGGRNWSVVETPIKAGVAAAGIFSLACRDTRHLVAVGGNYAKPDASAVTVARSDDGGSTWIAAAPQPSTGFLSGVAYLDARKTGKQLIAVGTEGTSFSLDSGVTWSRLDSLSLNVVMSGPDGTATAAGAHGKVAILSGLHTGVKIGKRLP
- a CDS encoding radical SAM protein, coding for MPGLRTGGRQLPLFPPDVERSFELLPALGEQGDIRYFATRARSVLNAPEATGMNFWSVNPYVGCAFGCTYCYARYAHRYVMERAADHDRLEDGLSDDFESMAPWLAFERRIFVKRDAPEILARALRTGGERYLGLINGDTILIGSATDPYQPAERRFRVTRRILEVLAEHPGLNIVIISKSPLITRDVDLLRRIARHSRIHVQISLITVDRELARRIEPRSPTPDSRLRAIARLRDAGIETGVNCMPVLPGITDDPAALDELVRRVAEAGAVRIGACALRLDRSARLRYLPFIEQEFPELAARYRASYSHGRNVGDKYREGLAEHFAVLRAKYGIGDGTRY
- a CDS encoding Nramp family divalent metal transporter — protein: MTTLPNIEIRNTGPKAFLRKLGPGLVTGAADDDPSGIATYSQAGAAFGYGLLWTALIGLPMMIAVQLMCARVGVVAKSGLATALRDHYSRSLLWFACMLLVVANTLNIAADLGGMAAAAQLLTGIPRVILVPVFAALILALLIFASYESMARVLKWFALALFAYVIAAVLAHPSILGVLKGTFLPSIRWDREYLMTFVAILGTTISPYLFFWQASQVAEQEEHMRARFPMRRRRGEMRRTGRELRDAAVDTESGMVVSQVIMFFIILTAGATLHKAGITDVQSADQAAIALRPLAGPLAYWVFALGIVGTGMLGVPVLAGSAAYAIAEAGAFKGGMDEKPDGARVFYGVMAIAMGMGTVLALTKFNAMKMLVWSAVMNGVLAPPLIVIILMVCNNEKIMGRYKNGRLLNVLGWATAVLMGVAALAMIVSFFV
- a CDS encoding GlsB/YeaQ/YmgE family stress response membrane protein, coding for MSWIWWIIVGLIAGWATGRIMKGSGYGPIMDIVLGIIGGVIGGWIMTALGVGMGGGIIWSIIVAIIGAVILVWIVRLITGNRTAV
- a CDS encoding class I SAM-dependent methyltransferase → MTKQKRFDSGYFDKWYRHPSHRVGTTADLRRLINFAVAATEYVLAHPVRSVLDVGAGEGRWQPVLRTLRPSLRYQGVDPSEYAVRRFGKRRNIVQGTVDDLPRLVPDRSFDMVVCCSVINYLPRDVMIRAIRNIADRTAGLAYLEIFASEDEVEGDTEGWHAESRASYRRIIRDAGLVPCGLHCYIPRENVSTLVGLERA